A section of the Halichoerus grypus chromosome 11, mHalGry1.hap1.1, whole genome shotgun sequence genome encodes:
- the TLCD5 gene encoding TLC domain-containing protein 5 isoform X1, whose translation MALALCPPVLCSLGGWLSLYISFCHLNKHRSYEWSCRLVTFTHGILSIGLSAYIGFIDGPWPFTHPGSPNTPLQVHVLCLTLGYFIFDLGWCIYFQSEGPLMLAHHTLSILGIIMALVLGESGAEVNAVLFGSEITNPLLQMRWFLRETGHYHSFTGDVVDFLFVALFTGVRIGVGARLLFCEMVSPKPKWFVKVGGVAMYAVSWCFMFSIWRFAWRKSIKKYHAWRSRLSEERQQKHNGHLKTH comes from the exons ATGGCATTAGCTCTGTGTCCGCCGGTGCTGTGCAGCCTGGGGGGCTGGCTCTCACTCTACATTTCTTTCTGCCACCTGAATAAGCACCGAAGCTATGAGTGGAGCTGCCGGCTGGTTACATTCACCCATGGAATCCTCTCTATAGGCCTCTCGGCTTATATTGGCTTCATTGATGGCCCCTGGCCTTTTACCCATCCAG GCTCACCCAATACTCCTCTCCAGGTGCACGTTCTGTGTCTCACCTTGGGCTACTTCATCTTCGACTTGGGCTGGTGCATCTACTTCCAGTCTGAGGGGCCCCTCATGCTGGCTCACCACACACTGAGTATCCTGGGCATCATCATGGCCCTGGTGCTCGGGGAGTCCGGCGCAGAGGTCAACGCGGTCCTCTTCGGAAGCGAGATCACCAACCCCTTGCTTCAGATGCGCTGGTTTCTCCGTGAGACAGGCCACTACCACAGTTTCACTGGAGATGTGGTGGACTTCCTCTTTGTGGCCCTGTTTACTGGAGTGAGGATTGGTGTAGGAGCTCGCctccttttctgtgaaatggtCTCCCCGAAGCCCAAGTGGTTTGTGAAGGTTGGGGGAGTAGCGATGTACGCCGTGTCTTGGTGTTTCATGTTTAGCATCTGGCGCTTCGCGTGGAGGAAGAGCATCAAGAAGTACCACGCCTGGAGGAGCAGGTTGAGTGAGGAGCGGCAGCAGAAGCACAACGGCCATCTCAAAACGCACTAG
- the TLCD5 gene encoding TLC domain-containing protein 5 isoform X2 — protein MLAHHTLSILGIIMALVLGESGAEVNAVLFGSEITNPLLQMRWFLRETGHYHSFTGDVVDFLFVALFTGVRIGVGARLLFCEMVSPKPKWFVKVGGVAMYAVSWCFMFSIWRFAWRKSIKKYHAWRSRLSEERQQKHNGHLKTH, from the coding sequence ATGCTGGCTCACCACACACTGAGTATCCTGGGCATCATCATGGCCCTGGTGCTCGGGGAGTCCGGCGCAGAGGTCAACGCGGTCCTCTTCGGAAGCGAGATCACCAACCCCTTGCTTCAGATGCGCTGGTTTCTCCGTGAGACAGGCCACTACCACAGTTTCACTGGAGATGTGGTGGACTTCCTCTTTGTGGCCCTGTTTACTGGAGTGAGGATTGGTGTAGGAGCTCGCctccttttctgtgaaatggtCTCCCCGAAGCCCAAGTGGTTTGTGAAGGTTGGGGGAGTAGCGATGTACGCCGTGTCTTGGTGTTTCATGTTTAGCATCTGGCGCTTCGCGTGGAGGAAGAGCATCAAGAAGTACCACGCCTGGAGGAGCAGGTTGAGTGAGGAGCGGCAGCAGAAGCACAACGGCCATCTCAAAACGCACTAG